The sequence CTGAAGCACTATTgttcactttgtttacatttgtattttctatCACACTTTATGTGCTAGGGACCTTTTGGGTGGCTTCTTCAGGCATTTCTACACCattacattatttatttattttcactttGGTTAACCATAGTGCTACAGTTTTTGTGTACCATGTGCATGGCCGAGCTAGTCAATTGGTCCTGGGGCATGTGACGTGAGTGTAGACTTGGAGAATCATGGTCGTGGGTACGAATAGTACTTAATTATTTggttttgtttgaaaacatgtttattgttgttttggTTTAAGCGTATGGCAGGAGCTATCATACGCTCATCCGAAGGGAATTGTGTATCATATCTGGGACGCCAGAACAGCACGTGTTGGTGCTGCCCTCTGGCAATACGTTGTGACACCAGTTTGGTGAGCTGGTAAAAAAAAGTAGTACCGTtttgtgaactcaaaacacgtgtGATTTCCCTTTTGTTGCGAGGCCCAAAGCTGGGAAATACCGCACAGCCGGCAGACACCTGGGCTAGTGGTGTCCTGCTGCTCCATCCAAAACTCTCGTCGCAAGGACGCCACTAGGTTCAATTGTGAATGCCTTAATTAGTATACCTGTTTGGGTTAGTAGTGGGAAAGTGGCAAAAAACGATTGGAATAGGGGCGAATTGGGAAGGGGCAAATGGGAAGGGGCGAGATAGGAATGAACCCTTAACTTCGCTTGATATTATGTCGTATAAAGTACAGGGCTTTTAAGTCAATATATCTTAAACCATGCTGCTGATGAGACACATCCTCCCATTGGTTACTTCATGAACCGATTTTTACATGCCGTCTAATTGAATAATATAGATTTCGGATCTCGGATTTCGGATCTCGGATCTCGGATTTCAGATCTCGGATGATCCTTCTCGACTTTCGTAGCAAAGGGACCTGGCTGAATTTGGTTACATATTTCGTATTCATTTTTCCCGATTCTACTTATTCCCTGCCGATCCCAGGACGGTTATGTTTTGGGTTATTGCCGTTATTGCCAATAATTACTGTATTTAGCCCTCATTAATGAATATTTTGACTTAGCGGTCACATTGGGAACAAAAAATAAGTGGGCCCAATTTGCTTTAGAATCGGTAATAAGGAATAAGGAGCCAACTGCAGTCAAAACGAATCGTGATTCACTGACTGTGTGATTATTATATTCTGCTTCCAaatacgacacttaagaagttggcccgAAAGTGACGAGGGTACGTTTTAGACAATAGAAGATTGCTAAAATGTTGAATCTTgaatgattgcatcctcgctttgccagttggcagattATCCTTGATtgtgatagagaggtgtccgcatagggaggttcaactgtatgcTGTGTTTGGAGTAAAGTTTAATGCAGCAAGTTTTGATTTAGCAACACCATGGGCATTTTGCAGGCAATGCTTCACTGAACAGGGGCTAAAGATCTCCCAAGCGGGCTGGCTGTTTAGATTGCCTTTTTCTGGGACACGGATGTGCATTCCCCTTGCATCCAGCTTCAACAGTTTTTTATGTAAATAACTGGTGTGCTGTAAGTTTCATATTGCCACATTTTTCTTTTCAGGCTGTATTGCCATTGGTGCAAATACGAAGACAAAAGCTGCGAGATCAGATTGATATCCAACAACTGAAAAATCTTTTGACGTTGCGATCCCATGTAACAGAGATAGCAATGATTTTCAATATGTGCACCAAAGTCATATATAAAGACATGGCAGAGCATGGTCTCTCTGCTCCCGCTAATATGTTCAAAAATCTTACAGATGACGAATTGGATGCCGCAGTCAGAGACATTAAACGTGACTTCCCAAATGCTTGAGAAGTTATGATGCAAGGGCATCTCCGAATTAGACAAATACATGTTCAAAGGAAACGTATACGAAAGTCATTGCGTTATGTCATTCCTCGCGCCAAAGGAGGATATGGGGATCGATCTGTTGGTGTCCTGGGTCCGAGGCTGTGGAATGAGCTGCCTTGTACTCTGCGCTGTCTCACATCTACAACAACTTTTAAAAAGCaacttaaaacattttattttaccAGCACGTTTGTATAATTTATTCAATGCACTATTATCATTAtgtatctttattcatgtaataaTCAATTACATTGTGGTGTGCGTATAACAAAAGAACGGAAGGTGACAAAAAGATTCACAAATACCGTACATAACATAATTTGTATTTTTACAATAGTGTACATCAAGCCTCAAAAAACCGGCGGAGGACGGCCGCAGAAATCAGAGCCACCCCCCAGTCACCATAAGATAGTGCTTGTGAGATCTATTGTGTGCACAAGAAGTCTAGAATGGCATATACCATTGCTTTATCATCAGTGTTCATACTGTCCCTTAGTCCCAGGAAGTCCCTGATCGCTGCGGCTCTCCTCAAAATTTCATCTCGTGGTTTGACAGGCTCTGGTTTACCTCTAGCCACAAAATCCTACCTAGGAATGTTGTATGATTGTGCCATTAAACTGAGAGATTTGGAAACATCCGAGTTACTCCCGCCCTTAATCAATTTGTAAGATAATTTTACATAGATGTTTGATGAGAGTGAATCTCGCATTAGGAAATTATACAGCCTGATATGGAGCATAAAATCAATCGGATCGGAGTTGATTAAGATAAAAACAAGAGCACAGTGTGTTCTGGGGTTAAGACCAATCAGCCTCCTAATTGCCTTCCTCCAAGCAGTGTAAACCTTCTCTATGGACTTCTCTGATAGATTCCACAGTAGTGGAATTTAGAAAGAAACAAATTCACCCTTCTGTTAAAATCTGACACGGTGTTAATAATATTTGAGTCTCGTTTCTTCGGGCCTATAACAATACCCAAGTGAACCGCCGTGCTGTCGGCCTGAACACGGACCCCTGAAAGAGAACAAAAATATCCCGGTAGTCGACTCTGCCGTGATCAGATTGGAAAAacactagacgcaagggcccaaaagcgccgcgtagcggcaaaaaagcgaagctggcgaaacatttataacgggtcaccgtcacttattattggacttatagcgcatttacggggttgcaactattttgctttatagtgtcaccaggaaagaaaagcatgcgccCTAACGCCGatatatttgtataaagtgataattggaaggtatatagtaggaaatatcaataaaataatcattccatgtcgtcttttgagggcatttttgattgtaaaaaatatatatgtgtacgtcaccggagtctctgcaatgataattttatcacagcagtctcgcgcaagtagaagttctttacctattagttcttcacttattagtctcaatgtctggcgcaaagccagacgtttttcattacgatttcactacgatgtttgacaagaaggagcagggcgcgagatatgctaatgagcagacttccctcgcttgagtttcggaagaatgttccatatcgcgctattaaagctgaccactgctgaccatgacaggcgtgcatatgactggtacaggttggaactgaacattgaatatgctggtggtgacgctttctgatgagaagttggtcgtgactgatgcagtatccttgcacttgtccacagcatcgttcaatcattgctctctgagctggcttgattctgtactaacccaaatactgagaccaaatgcctgttgactgtgctttaaagcacagtcaacagacaccaaccccctcagactcagaaaccacaaacacccaacccttcctgctaccttaatacttctggtttgCATTGGTGGGATTAAATGTTATCATATATTCGACTGAAAACTCTCCCGCTATCTGCAGCTGTATATTCAAAGACAATTTTGATGGGCATGAAAAATAacttgtcattcaactaacgatataagactactggcgatgaaagtcggtcggcgatggcgctcgtctcgACTGATctcgttcattttggttatacacagtcgagatgcccgattggacaaactgagacgcaATTTGAGAGTCTGCGACGATAACTTAgcattcaaataaaaaaaattgactACTGTCGATGATAGTCAGTCTGCGATgttgctcgtcgcgaccgatcacgttcattttggttatacagagtcgagatgaccgattggacaaactgagaccacaatttcgagagtctgcgacgagaagttgtcattcaaccaacgatataagactacagGCGATGAtcgtcggtcggcgatggcgttcgtcgcgactgatcatgctcatttctgttgtacagagtcgagatgtccgattaaacaaactgagaccacaatttcgagattctgcgatgaaaagttgtcactcgatagcgatattacactactggcgatgaaagtcggtcggtgatggcgcacgtcgcgaccgatcacgctcattttgcttatagagtccagatgcccgattgaacaagctgagaccacaattttgagattctgcgatgaaaagttgtcattcgatagcgatattacactactggcgatgaaagtcggtcggcgatggcgcccgtagcgaccgatcgcgctcattttggttatacagagtcgagatgcccgattgaacaaactgagaccacaatttcgagattctgcgatgatgagttgtcattcaatagcgatattactctactggcgatgaaagtcggtcggcgatggcgatcgtcgcgacggATCACGTTCTTGTTATCGATTAAAGTTCACACATCTGCATTCCACTTTTTCCATCAAAAAACACTCAAGCTGAATAAATTCGACCAATGTCGCCATTCGTGACGTCATTATCTATGTCTTAGGCCTTTTTTTACTACCTGTTTTTACCATAACATTATCATTGGTCATTTTATGCATTAATGTAGCACTTTAATCTGaataaattattatcattattattatacagaGTCGATGTTGtcaatgttgacaaaatgatcGAAGCTGCCAAGGTGGAACATTTTTCAGCTCGTCTTCTCAATTCACCAACTACAGAGACTTTcaagactgttaaatcacttctgTATGGAAGGGGGTCTGTTACTCTGCCTAGTCATGAGTGTTCTTCTGAACTTGCTGAACGGTTCAGTTCATTTTTCAGTGAGAAGGTGCAACTCATCAGAGACAAGTTTCCAGCGTCAGTTTCGAATGAATCATTAGATGAACATTATTCACTGACTTCATACCTTGATGTATTTAAGCCTGTAACTGAACACGGGCTACTCAAACTCATTAGTGACATGAAACCAATACAGTGTGCATTAGACCCACTCCCAACATCTTTGCTTAGGAAGTGCATATTAGGAGACATTATGCGCCTGATTTGCAAGATAGTCAATTCCTCATTGGAAAGTGGCATGGTGCCAAGCTCTTTCAAACGAGCTATTCTTAATCCCTTGATTAAGAAGCCATCCTTAGATGCTGACACACTCAAAAACTACAGGCCTGTCTCTAACCTGTCCTTCCTTTCAAAGGTTTTGGAGAGGGTGGTTTGCAATCAGTTATCAAGCCATATTGCTGAAAACGGTGCTCTTGACAAGTTTCAATCTGCTTACAAACCACTTCACAGTGTTGAAACGGCACTATTGCGAGTACACAATGACataattcatgcacttgatgaaaagaagtgtgTACTCCTTGTATTACTCGATATGAGCgccgcatttgacactgtgGACCATTCCAGACTACTTCAGAGACTTGCTGCTATGGGTGTTACTGGCACAGCACTGGCATGGGTTTCGTCTTATCTTGATAACAGATCACAAGAGGTATGCATTGACGGCAAATTGTCAAGACCTAGTCCTATCAAGTTCGGTGTTCCCCAGGGTTCTATACTGggaccagtactttttactgtcTACACTACCCCAGTTGGTGGAATCATCCGTAAGCATGCcattatgtaccacttatatgctgatgacagtcaaTTGTATGTGGCCTTCACTATAGCTGAGATTAGTACCACCTGCTCCAAGATCTCTAATGCTGTCCACGATTTAAATCTCTGGTTGGTCGACAACTTTCTTAGCTGTAATGGCGACAAGACCGAAATTCTGCTAATCTGTTCCCGCAGGTTCAGCAGCACTATTAATCTCCCCGCCATCCGTAtaattgatgcaaatgtatatgcttctgtttctgcaagagatttgggtgtgatcttggaccgtgatttcaatttcaaagaacacattaacacatgtgtacgggccaccaattttcacattcgtaacatcgggaaaatcagaaaatatctaactccaaataccaccaggttatatgtccaggctcttgtaatatctcgcctggatttctgtaattcccttttccttggttgtcccaattcaacaattatacccctacagaaggtacaaaattctgctgctcgcctaattaccaagaccaagaaacgatcttccatttccccagtactcaggtctctacactggcttcctgtgcaacagcgcatcaagtacaaggttctccttcttacttacaagtgtcttcaccaacttgctccccaatacctttcagaacttctctccgttcataccgtttctcgaactctgcgctcttcatcggccgttcttctgtctatcccaaagaccaatgtcatgtcagtcggtggtagagcattttcaattggagcccctcagctgtggaacaaacttccttcaactgttaggaattgctgctctctgttatctttcaagggacaactaaaacatttgctttttaaagaggcctatcaagcgctttgagcggcccgttaatggttggatactgcgctatataagactcgtattattattattattattattattattatgtataTTCAGTGCCGGGCCCCAACTTTTTGTGGCATCTCGATGTCAATCACAAACGTATTCGTTCATGGAGGACGCGATGTGTCATAtgtgacaacaacaacaagtcaGAAACTGTTGGATATCTGTATAAAAATGCTGTGCTGCAGTATGGGTTACCAATTCGTATAAGGTCAAACAATGGAGGCGAGAACAATGCAGCATGGCAGCGAATGTACGAAAAGAGAGGGGCGGAGAGCAGGTCTGTGATTCAATGAAAGAGTTCAACGACTTGAAATAAAATAAGAATTTATCTAAAACCAAGGATAAATGCATTGCTCTTGACCCAGTGAATGACACTGATTTGTGTTGTCTACACCTTGTCTTCATTCCTAGGATTAATCAGATCCTTGAGCATTTTCGAAATGCGCATCATGCAGTCTCGACCGAGGGAAGAAGGACACCTGTTCAACACTTTTTTATGCCAATCAGCATATGGCAGTTCTGTATGAAAATCCTTTGGAGAAACCAGTTGATGACCCTTATCATGGAATTACACCAGATCAACTGCAGCAGCAACAGCAGCCCTATCTTGAAGTCCCGGTTACTCGCTGGCCCCTGAGTGCCAATGACTTACAAAGACTAACAAATCAGACTGATCCTCTTGATGAAAACATTGATGACAAGGAGAAATATAGAAATGTTGTGGAATTTGTTGGACAGTAGATGTTGGCACCGCCAGGTCGAGTTGCTCCATGTACTGGGTCCAATGAAGGGGGCGTGATTCTTTTCTAGCACTGTTATGAGTCTATATTTCTTGTATTTCTGTGTTTGTTCTAAAAATTTAGTGCAGAAAGTTTTGTAGGTTGAACTGATATCATTTTAAGTTGGACTGTTATCACTTTGAGTTAAACCTAAATTGTTTCATTTTGTAACACTGTATCATAATTATtagcattctccaaagcagcgttAGTAGTCAAGCATATCGACGTCAATAAATAGTTttggtcatgcgcaaggaggttgaATCATTAATGGTGTAGTGATATTTGGACTCTGTATATACTGTATGTTCGGGacaataacaccacttcgggatttTCAAGGCTCGGCCCCTTCTCCCGAGTCTGTTCACCAGatgtaaccaatgagtgacttcgctggcccttgcagTCAGTCGGTAACTAGTGACGGCTCAGCccagctgtcacggttacgctaaaccacttattaccacagccctattgattcgaagtgttgtggacctgctggtcgatgagtgcgcatgtggaatgacgtaaatggtaaggccactcgccgaccggttgtctcataaaactgaagcactatttagattgatccaaacccccccaaaacaaaaacgtccttattgaaactctgaaggaaaatctaggaacgcttgcattagtaaagcaaaatAAGAttaggcaatgatagtagtcacgaaattccgaagaaaaacgaggagctcatcctctgtttttctacaaccctctttttatTGCAATTTGTAGATtaagactccctaggcctacgtggcaGAAAACAGATTCGAAGTTTCtgggatttgtggttttcttgtgtaattctagggccaattaggcctataaatgaagccccactgagggtacccacatttcagacaacctgtgcgacaatggatgctgtagagctgctgagaaaacgccGCCgacgctacaccgtgacagaaaaacttgcctactaTACCTGAGAGACCTGGGCCGGCCGCATAGAAACTCCGCTAGTGAACGGCCCGCTGGTCACTAGCGGGACCTTGTCGGCCGATACCGTGGCGGGGTAATTCTGGAGGCCGCATAGAAGCGTCGATAGGACCCCGCTAGTGAAGTCTGCCGACAAGCTGTCGGAAGTTTGCGTATCGGGCTGCCGTCGTGGGCCCCACATGCATTTCACGcgttattttttcatttctcttgtCTGCATTTTCGTAATAGGTCCGGTAATAGGTCGCGGATTTCAATTTCGCTATGTGCAtgcggtgtaggcctagtgttatTCACATGGTAAAGGCGAAAAATGGCAGAGCATTCGAAGACTAAAACGAAGAGAGCGAGAGCTGTCGACTACAGCGTTGAAGAAAAGCAAACTATCATCCGCTTATTTTCGAAGCATCACGAAAAGTTGGATGCCTCTTTCTCGAGTGAATTgtccaaaaaagacaaaaacaaaataaaagaagAAATCATTAGCGCAGTGAATGCGGTTAGCCCGACGGAAAGATCCTGGGACAGCATCATTGACAAATGGGGGAAATTGAAACGCGACGTAAAAGGGAAGGTGGCGAAAAGACATCGGCAACGTGCAGCGGAGATGGGCAAAACGGGAGGAGGAGAATGTCCAGCGTTGCAGGAGGAAGATATCGATATACTGACAGAACAGGAAAGGATgatatttcattgtcttcaGCCAGAACAGGTTACAGGTAAGGAATGTCGAAATGCAAAACCATACCCACTTTGTTTAATGCTAGACACGCGAAACGGTATACCCATAGCTTCGTTAATACTTTATTGCACGCGTATTTCGCAAAAAATTGCGGGAATATATCCGGATTTTGAAAGGACGTCTGAAAACTAATGTGATTTGTTTAAGCCAATTCAGCACCTTTTAATATTCTGATTATAATGTCTTTGACTTATCCACACAAAATACACTAAATGCAAAATGTTTAAAGGGATATGATCCGAGTGTACTTCACTCATGGATTTTTAGATAACAAAAAATGTAATAAAAGATGCTGGGTATCACTTCCCAGTGTGGCAATAGGCCTACTTCTGCATACACTTTTCTCACTTCAGGAATCCCAGGCGGTGTTACATCGAACTCTGCTGCGTTTGCTCAGTCTGCGCCTGCCCTCACGCCCGGATTCCGACAGGTTGCAATGAGCAGTACAGCGGATGAATCACGTAGTCGACCGGATACGCCAGCAGATGCTCCATCAGACAGGTCATCGGTTCGATCCGACACGCGAGCTTCTCGATCTTATACGCCCCGGCCTATGCCAAAAAAAGCTAAAGTTTCTTCGGGCACGGAAGGAATGACTTCTTCGCAATACTATGAGAAGATGCTTGAGATTGAAAAGGAAACGTTAGAGGTAGAGAAAAAGAAGCTAAACATACAGGAAGATATGTACCATCTGAAAATGTGGTACTACCAGGAAAAGCTAAGGCGTCATTTCACGCCGAACCAGTCTCCAGAAACCGGTACATTCACTGACCTAGTTCCTGCGCCGAGTGCTAGTGGTACCAACATTTGGCAGCCATTTGCTTCATTTGATTAGCCCGGTTATGCCTAATAAGAAAAgctgtagaagtttaaaatgaggCATATTGAAATATTCCCGTTGTTACCTTATTTAATAAGTAGGGACCGTtcacaaatgtcaaaatgttcacAAGCATACAAGTCAAGTGGTACACTTTAGGGGAGGGGGTAAATAAGCTCCGAATGTACACTTCATAAAATGTTTATATGccagtcaaaatgtttttttttagggggcgggggggggctGGAAAAGTTTTCCACACCGTGTATGtgtgtgaaaatgttgaaaattgtgAATGGCCCCTTACCATTAAAACAGTTTATTGTCTGCGGGTGAAAACTCGGCGCACAAGATCCTCACGTGCACGAGCACCATCATTCCCAACGTTGGGCTCCGGATCATGATTCGGGACGTCATGCTGCTGATTGATGAGATCCTCGTCAATTTCTTCACCTATGGGAATTCCATGTGCAACAGCAAAATTATGCAGTGCACCGCATGCTGCTATAATTTTCGACGCTTTTGCCGGCTGAAACATGTTTGCTTTGGTAAGGCATCTCCATCTCATCTTCCACACCCCATTACACCGTTCAACGATGGAGCGAATGTGCTTGTGCTGCGTGTTATATCGTTCCCGCGCATCATTTGCTGGATTCTGGTATGGTGTCATGAGCCATGGTTTCTGCGGATATCCACTATCGCCGAGGAGCCAGGTATTTGGAATAACCCGCCCTTGTTCGAACATGTCCCATATGTGGGAATTGCGAAGAATGAAGGAGTCGTGGGTTGACCCGGGCCATCTTGCGTCTAAATCAATGATATTCAAGTTCATATCACAAACAATTTGAACATTGATTGAGTGGAATCCTTTCCTACAAATGTACACGGCTTCATTGGCAGGTGGAAATGGACCTTGAATAGGTACTTGGCTACCATCGATGAGGCCGACTATGCACGGGAATTGAAATCTTTCATAGAATTGCCTCTTAGCTATGCCTATTTCCTCGACTGTTGGCCATCGGATGAATCGGTCCATACGATCACAAATGGCTTGAGCTACGGTGTGAATGCACTTGCTTGTTACTCTTGGACCGATACCGTGCACATCCCCTACCATTGGCAGGAACCCTCCTTGGGCGAAGTATCGGACGGCAGTACATAGCTGAAGCGAGCTATCCAACGCGTGGGACCTGGAATGATATACTTTGTGGTTTTTACAGCATAGGCCGACATGCATGATGGTTGAACATCACATCCATGTAATCATACTAATTAATGCATGGATAGATTGTTAGTACCTGTGTGTATTTCGCTCAAGGGCCGGCTCGAGAATATCCAGCAGTTCAGTAAATATAGGCTTCGGGAACctatattttctgaaaaagttaTCGTCATCGAAATCCTCAAATGGATTAATTCTTTGCCGAAAATTTCTTGTTTGTTCCACATTGTCTCCATTTCCAAAAAATGCGTCCGCCGCAACGCGCCACATGTTGACGAATGGCCCTGCACAATCACTAGCGGCCTCACTAGAGGTGCTCCGAGTTCTTCCAGCAAATATGCCTGTCGATAGCGTTATCGACAGTCTAGTGGAGTTTCTATGCGGCCCCTTATCGGGACTGGTAGCGGGCCGCCAGCTGACGGAGTTTCGATGCGCTCTCTATCGACGAATGCCCGCATAGAACCACCGCTAAGGCTCCGTTCACTGTCGACCTACACCGATAGTCACTAGCGGAGTTTCTATGCGGTGGTCCCTGGAGGAGGCACTGGTGAGCGGTAccgtgcgcagtatgagagagttcgccgcccactataacatcctctgggagacgtttagaaggtggaatcacGAGgactcgagcagaagcaagaacaagggcatggccggaagaagacggtgatggagccccgtgatccgttctggccacaggttgagggccagctttaccaatggctgcagcagatgagagagcgtcgtcTCGCAGTccccgttctcgacattcaagataaggcgttggtagtgtggcaaagctggtggaattagttggcccaagatgtcagagaagggattcagcattgtccccttcagctatgggatttcaacgcatccataggctgggtggagtgcttgataagacccgaagacatgctccattacctccctgagcagtgcctcaccttgaaagggcaggtcagtccctaaaaccagcagaagccaataagtcggttggacttttttcatggacaccctgtacactatcagccattagcactgggacaccctttacactaccaatgacgattagttgaaaatgttctgagaCACTCAGttcaatggccgaaggccctgaTCTCATTATCCCactcataggagacctacgaatcggtttcaacaatcCGAACAATAAGGATTGAACTCGAAACTGAAGCATATTGGATacgaggcctggacaaccctctctggaatcccagccaatgctcggccttctcaacatctctgttcgccaccctatgagtcaggggtggcgacaccggctgttaatgaagttgTGTTGTTTTCTTGAGTCTACAGTATGTACTTGTTACATGTTCTCCAAAAAACACTGCACGCTAGGACCTTGTGTACCTGCTGACATGTGATTACCAACCTGTCCAATCATGGATGAGGGAGGGAGGTCAGAGGTTATAGAATGTAAATACACATTTGCGCTGTCGATTTCTAACAAAGTTGATATAATCAAATCATTTGTCAATATCGTGCCAAAACGTCTCTGTAGTAACATCAGATATTGTTTCAATGCATATCCATCATTGTCTGTACCGGTTCTAACTGGCTTACTACCACCAGCTAAGAAATATAGAAGATTGTTGAGGAATAATATTTTTTGCACTATTCCTCTGTATTTTATTTCGGCTGTTTCTATCACAAGTTTGATATCCAAAAGAGTTCCTGTCATTTGCACTGCTCTTTAATGATAGAACAAAAAAAATTGGACACATTTgaacaatatttcatttcaagaacACTAATAGCCTCCCTCGTACACTTACACACCAATACCCCCTATCTCCTAGTACCTCTCTGGCAGGACAACCATGCATCTCCCGTGCCTAGACTGTAAACCTTGAAATAGAAAGAGTGCTTTTTGTGTCCGCAAAGATATTAATTCCAATTGCAATCACTGTCgcatatggcaagcggagtgtccagtaattaaaaaaaactagttttattaaaaaaaacttggttttttacctaataaactaagtttatttggtaaaaatataggttttttaaaacaaccttgtttattagctaataaaccgagtttctttaataaaaccaagttttttttactttctttcctaataaagtaggttttttaacagaaacttacattttatgctaaaaaacctggtttattac comes from Lineus longissimus chromosome 15, tnLinLong1.2, whole genome shotgun sequence and encodes:
- the LOC135499372 gene encoding putative nuclease HARBI1; translated protein: MFEQGRVIPNTWLLGDSGYPQKPWLMTPYQNPANDARERYNTQHKHIRSIVERCNGVWKMRWRCLTKANMFQPAKASKIIAACGALHNFAVAHGIPIGEEIDEDLINQQHDVPNHDPEPNVGNDGARAREDLVRRVFTRRQ